In Brassica rapa cultivar Chiifu-401-42 chromosome A06, CAAS_Brap_v3.01, whole genome shotgun sequence, a single window of DNA contains:
- the LOC103828026 gene encoding ACD11 homolog protein-like, with protein MEEEEEEEDDTFEDAVCNKTPARVNTPLSIITEAFENLADLLKPDIITEEDGLSLDAFCNACTHVSVLFSCLGFAFKFAEMEYISKVNDLVEASKTLDTLQNILDLDVEKDTVKTPGSRSRNLRRVRLGLDLIRAIFEKFLMTDEYSLKDAATTAYTEVCAPFHTWAVRTAVYAGMYTLPTRDQLLIRLDETEQSVEKNMRRYMEASRPIVEYIDKLYIERNIKLDW; from the coding sequence atggaggaggaagaagaggaggaagacgaCACATTTGAGGATGCCGTGTGCAACAAGACACCAGCGAGAGTCAACACACCTTTGTCTATAATCACAGAGGCGTTTGAAAATCTAGCTGATCTTCTAAAACCAGACATAATCACCGAAGAAGACGGGTTGAGTCTTGATGCATTCTGCAATGCGTGTACACACGTCTCTGTCCTCTTCAGCTGCCTAGGGTTCGCCTTCAAATTTGCTGAGATGGAGTACATCTCCAAAGTTAACGACTTGGTTGAAGCCTCGAAAACATTAGACACGTTACAGAATATTTTGGACCTAGACGTGGAGAAAGATACGGTGAAAACACCTGGAAGCCGTTCACGTAACCTGAGACGCGTGAGACTAGGGTTAGACCTAATCCGAGCAATCTTCGAGAAGTTCTTGATGACAGATGAGTACTCTTTGAAAGACGCTGCGACAACAGCTTACACAGAAGTATGCGCACCGTTTCATACATGGGCTGTTAGAACCGCGGTTTACGCGGGAATGTATACGCTTCCGACGAGGGATCAACTTCTGATACGGCTCGATGAAACTGAACAATCTGTTGAGAAGAACATGAGGAGGTACATGGAAGCTTCACGTCCCATCGTAGAGTATATTGACAAACTTTACATTGAAAGGAACATTAAACTCGACTGGTAA